A genome region from Vulpes lagopus strain Blue_001 chromosome 7, ASM1834538v1, whole genome shotgun sequence includes the following:
- the TPM2 gene encoding tropomyosin beta chain isoform X4 → MDAIKKKMQMLKLDKENAIDRAEQAEADKKQAEDRCKQLEEEQQALQKKLKGTEDEVEKYSESVKDAQEKLEQAEKKATDAEADVASLNRRIQLVEEELDRAQERLATALQKLEEAEKAADESERGMKVIENRAMKDEEKMELQEMQLKEAKHIAEDSDRKYEEVARKLVILEGELERSEERAEVAESRARQLEEELRTMDQALKSLMASEEEYSTKEDKYEEEIKLLEEKLKEAETRAEFAERSVAKLEKTIDDLEETLASAKEENVEIHQTLDQTLLELNNL, encoded by the exons ATGGACGCGATCAAGAAGAAGATGCAGATGCTAAAGCTGGACAAGGAGAATGCCATCGACCGTGCGGAGCAGGCCGAGGCCGACAAGAAGCAGGCTGAGGACCGCTGCAAGCAG ttggaggaggagcagcaggccctCCAGAAGAAGCTGAAAGGAACAGAAGATGAGGTGGAAAAGTATTCTGAGTCAGTGAAGGACGCCCAGGAAAAACTGGAGCAGGCTGAGAAGAAGGCCACCGAC GCCGAGGCAGATGTGGCCTCCCTGAACCGCCGCATTCAGCTGGTAGAGGAGGAGCTGGACCGGGCGCAAGAGCGCCTGGCTACAGCCCTACAGAAGCTGGAGGAGGCTGAGAAGGCAGCTGACGAGAGTgagag aGGAATGAAGGTCATCGAAAACCGAGCCATGAAGGATGAGGAAAAGATGGAGCTGCAGGAGATGCAACTGAAGGAGGCCAAGCACATCGCTGAGGATTCAGACCGCAAATATGAGGAG GTGGCCAGGAAGCTGGTGATCCTGGAAGGAGAGCTGGAGCGCTCagaagagagagcagaggtgGCTGAGAG CCGAGCCAGGCAGCTGGAGGAGGAACTCCGAACCATGGACCAGGCCCTCAAGTCCCTGATGGCCTCAGAGGAGGAG TATTCcaccaaagaagataaatatgaAGAGGAGATCAAACTGCTGGAGGAGAAGCTAAAAGAG GCTGAGACCAGAGCAGAGTTTGCCGAGAGGTCTGTGGCAAAGTTGGAGAAGACCATCGATGACCTGGAAG AGACCTTGGCCAGTGCCAAGGAGGAGAACGTGGAGATTCACCAGACTCTTGACCAGACCCTGCTGGAGCTCAACAACCTGTGA
- the TPM2 gene encoding tropomyosin beta chain isoform X2: MDAIKKKMQMLKLDKENAIDRAEQAEADKKQAEDRCKQLEEEQQALQKKLKGTEDEVEKYSESVKDAQEKLEQAEKKATDAEADVASLNRRIQLVEEELDRAQERLATALQKLEEAEKAADESERGMKVIENRAMKDEEKMELQEMQLKEAKHIAEDSDRKYEEVARKLVILEGELERSEERAEVAESKCGDLEEELKIVTNNLKSLEAQADKYSTKEDKYEEEIKLLEEKLKEAETRAEFAERSVAKLEKTIDDLEETLASAKEENVEIHQTLDQTLLELNNL, from the exons ATGGACGCGATCAAGAAGAAGATGCAGATGCTAAAGCTGGACAAGGAGAATGCCATCGACCGTGCGGAGCAGGCCGAGGCCGACAAGAAGCAGGCTGAGGACCGCTGCAAGCAG ttggaggaggagcagcaggccctCCAGAAGAAGCTGAAAGGAACAGAAGATGAGGTGGAAAAGTATTCTGAGTCAGTGAAGGACGCCCAGGAAAAACTGGAGCAGGCTGAGAAGAAGGCCACCGAC GCCGAGGCAGATGTGGCCTCCCTGAACCGCCGCATTCAGCTGGTAGAGGAGGAGCTGGACCGGGCGCAAGAGCGCCTGGCTACAGCCCTACAGAAGCTGGAGGAGGCTGAGAAGGCAGCTGACGAGAGTgagag aGGAATGAAGGTCATCGAAAACCGAGCCATGAAGGATGAGGAAAAGATGGAGCTGCAGGAGATGCAACTGAAGGAGGCCAAGCACATCGCTGAGGATTCAGACCGCAAATATGAGGAG GTGGCCAGGAAGCTGGTGATCCTGGAAGGAGAGCTGGAGCGCTCagaagagagagcagaggtgGCTGAGAG TAAATGTGGGGACCTAGAGGAGGAGCTGAAAATTGTTACCAACAACTTGAAATCTCTGGAAGCCCAAGCGGACAAG TATTCcaccaaagaagataaatatgaAGAGGAGATCAAACTGCTGGAGGAGAAGCTAAAAGAG GCTGAGACCAGAGCAGAGTTTGCCGAGAGGTCTGTGGCAAAGTTGGAGAAGACCATCGATGACCTGGAAG AGACCTTGGCCAGTGCCAAGGAGGAGAACGTGGAGATTCACCAGACTCTTGACCAGACCCTGCTGGAGCTCAACAACCTGTGA
- the TPM2 gene encoding tropomyosin beta chain isoform X1, whose translation MDAIKKKMQMLKLDKENAIDRAEQAEADKKQAEDRCKQLEEEQQALQKKLKGTEDEVEKYSESVKDAQEKLEQAEKKATDAEADVASLNRRIQLVEEELDRAQERLATALQKLEEAEKAADESERGMKVIENRAMKDEEKMELQEMQLKEAKHIAEDSDRKYEEVARKLVILEGELERSEERAEVAESKCGDLEEELKIVTNNLKSLEAQADKYSTKEDKYEEEIKLLEEKLKEAETRAEFAERSVAKLEKTIDDLEDEVYAQKMKYKAISEELDNALNDITSL comes from the exons ATGGACGCGATCAAGAAGAAGATGCAGATGCTAAAGCTGGACAAGGAGAATGCCATCGACCGTGCGGAGCAGGCCGAGGCCGACAAGAAGCAGGCTGAGGACCGCTGCAAGCAG ttggaggaggagcagcaggccctCCAGAAGAAGCTGAAAGGAACAGAAGATGAGGTGGAAAAGTATTCTGAGTCAGTGAAGGACGCCCAGGAAAAACTGGAGCAGGCTGAGAAGAAGGCCACCGAC GCCGAGGCAGATGTGGCCTCCCTGAACCGCCGCATTCAGCTGGTAGAGGAGGAGCTGGACCGGGCGCAAGAGCGCCTGGCTACAGCCCTACAGAAGCTGGAGGAGGCTGAGAAGGCAGCTGACGAGAGTgagag aGGAATGAAGGTCATCGAAAACCGAGCCATGAAGGATGAGGAAAAGATGGAGCTGCAGGAGATGCAACTGAAGGAGGCCAAGCACATCGCTGAGGATTCAGACCGCAAATATGAGGAG GTGGCCAGGAAGCTGGTGATCCTGGAAGGAGAGCTGGAGCGCTCagaagagagagcagaggtgGCTGAGAG TAAATGTGGGGACCTAGAGGAGGAGCTGAAAATTGTTACCAACAACTTGAAATCTCTGGAAGCCCAAGCGGACAAG TATTCcaccaaagaagataaatatgaAGAGGAGATCAAACTGCTGGAGGAGAAGCTAAAAGAG GCTGAGACCAGAGCAGAGTTTGCCGAGAGGTCTGTGGCAAAGTTGGAGAAGACCATCGATGACCTGGAAG ATGAAGTCTATGCACAGAAGATGAAGTACAAGGCTATCAGCGAGGAGCTGGACAACGCACTCAACGACATCACCTCCCTCTGA
- the TPM2 gene encoding tropomyosin beta chain isoform X3 gives MDAIKKKMQMLKLDKENAIDRAEQAEADKKQAEDRCKQLEEEQQALQKKLKGTEDEVEKYSESVKDAQEKLEQAEKKATDAEADVASLNRRIQLVEEELDRAQERLATALQKLEEAEKAADESERGMKVIENRAMKDEEKMELQEMQLKEAKHIAEDSDRKYEEVARKLVILEGELERSEERAEVAESRARQLEEELRTMDQALKSLMASEEEYSTKEDKYEEEIKLLEEKLKEAETRAEFAERSVAKLEKTIDDLEDEVYAQKMKYKAISEELDNALNDITSL, from the exons ATGGACGCGATCAAGAAGAAGATGCAGATGCTAAAGCTGGACAAGGAGAATGCCATCGACCGTGCGGAGCAGGCCGAGGCCGACAAGAAGCAGGCTGAGGACCGCTGCAAGCAG ttggaggaggagcagcaggccctCCAGAAGAAGCTGAAAGGAACAGAAGATGAGGTGGAAAAGTATTCTGAGTCAGTGAAGGACGCCCAGGAAAAACTGGAGCAGGCTGAGAAGAAGGCCACCGAC GCCGAGGCAGATGTGGCCTCCCTGAACCGCCGCATTCAGCTGGTAGAGGAGGAGCTGGACCGGGCGCAAGAGCGCCTGGCTACAGCCCTACAGAAGCTGGAGGAGGCTGAGAAGGCAGCTGACGAGAGTgagag aGGAATGAAGGTCATCGAAAACCGAGCCATGAAGGATGAGGAAAAGATGGAGCTGCAGGAGATGCAACTGAAGGAGGCCAAGCACATCGCTGAGGATTCAGACCGCAAATATGAGGAG GTGGCCAGGAAGCTGGTGATCCTGGAAGGAGAGCTGGAGCGCTCagaagagagagcagaggtgGCTGAGAG CCGAGCCAGGCAGCTGGAGGAGGAACTCCGAACCATGGACCAGGCCCTCAAGTCCCTGATGGCCTCAGAGGAGGAG TATTCcaccaaagaagataaatatgaAGAGGAGATCAAACTGCTGGAGGAGAAGCTAAAAGAG GCTGAGACCAGAGCAGAGTTTGCCGAGAGGTCTGTGGCAAAGTTGGAGAAGACCATCGATGACCTGGAAG ATGAAGTCTATGCACAGAAGATGAAGTACAAGGCTATCAGCGAGGAGCTGGACAACGCACTCAACGACATCACCTCCCTCTGA
- the CA9 gene encoding carbonic anhydrase 9 isoform X1: protein MAPLCPSPWLPLLIPAPSLGPGVQLLLILPLLVPVHPQSLSRIQGTPGLGGDSSGEDDQLDEENLPSEEDPHGEEDLPGEEDPPGEEDPPGEEDPSGMKTEPGKEDSLKLEDLPTVEAPRDTPGSQNNAHRHNKGDDHSHWRYGGDPPWPQVSPACAGRFQSPVDIRPRLAAFCPALPPLELVGFELPPLPELRLRNNGHTVQLTLPPGLEMALGPGREYRALQLHLHWGAAGRPGSEHTVDGHRFPAEIHVVHISTAFAKVEEALGRPGGLAVLAAFLQEGPEENSAYEQLLSHLEEITEEDSETWVPGLDVSALLPSDLSRYFRYEGSLTTPPCAQGVIWTVFNQTVRLSAKQLHTLSGSLWGPDDSRLQLNFRATQPLNGRIIEASFPAQVESSPRSFEPVHLNSCLGAGDILAVVFGLLFAVTSIAFIVQMRKQGRLRNGTKGNVSYHPAEVTETVA from the exons ATGGCTCCCCTGTGCCCCAGTCCCTGGCTCCCTCTGTTGATCCCAGCCCCTTCTCTGGGCCCTGGTGTGCAACTGCTGCTGATACTGCCACTCCTGGTGCCTGTCCATCCCCAGAGCCTGTCCCGGATACAGGGGACACCCGGGTTGGGAGGAGATTCATCTGGAGAGGATGATCAATTGGATGAGGAAAACCTACCCAGTGAAGAGGATCCACATGGAGAGGAGGACCTGCCTGGAGAGGAGGACCCACCTGGAGAGGAAGACCCACCTGGAGAGGAGGATCCATCTGGAATGAAGACTGAACCAGGAAAAGAGGACTCTCTGAAGTTAGAGGATCTACCTACTGTTGAGGCGCCCAGGGACACCCCAGGCTCCCAGAATAATGCCCACAGGCACAACAAAG GGGATGACCACAGCCATTGGCGCTATGGAG GAGACCCGCCCTggccccaggtgtccccagcctgCGCGGGCCGCTTCCAGTCGCCCGTAGATATCCGGCCCCGGCTCGCCGCCTTTTGCCCGGCGCTGCCACCGCTGGAGCTCGTGGGCTTTGAGCTCCCGCCGCTCCCAGAACTGCGCCTGCGCAACAATGGCCACACCG TGCAGCTGACCCTGCCTCCGGGGCTGGAGATGGCCCTGGGCCCCGGGCGGGAGTACCGGGCCTTGCAGTTGCACCTGCACTGGGGGGCCGCGGGCCGCCCGGGCTCGGAGCACACGGTCGACGGCCACCGTTTCCCAGCCGAG ATCCACGTGGTTCACATCAGCACTGCATTTGCCAAAGTTGAGGAGGCCTTGGGACGCCCGGGGGGGCTGGCCGTGTTGGCCGCCTTTCTGCAG GAGGGTCCAGAAGAAAACAGTGCCTATGAGCAGTTGCTGTCACATTTGGAAGAAATCACTGAAGAAG ACTCAGAGACTTGGGTCCCAGGACTGGATGTATCCGCGCTGCTGCCCTCTGACCTCAGCCGCTACTTCCGCTATGAGGGGTCTCTAACCACACCCCCCTGCGCCCAGGGGGTCATCTGGACTGTGTTCAACCAGACAGTGAGGCTGAGTGCTaagcag CTCCACACCctctctggctccctgtggggacctgatGACTCTCGGCTACAGCTGAACTTCCGAGCCACACAGCCTTTGAATGGGCGAATAATCGAGGCCTCCTTCCCTGCTCAAGTGGAGAGCAGCCCCAGGTCTTTTGAGCCAG tcCACCTGAATTCCTGCCTTGGTGCTG gtgACATCCTGGCCGTGGTTTTTGGCCTCCTCTTTGCTGTCACCAGCATCGCCTTCATTGTGCAAATGAGAAAGCAGGGAAG ACTCCGGAATGGGACCAAAGGGAATGTTAGCTATCACCCAGCAGAGGTCACAGAGACTGTTGCCTAG
- the CA9 gene encoding carbonic anhydrase 9 isoform X2, whose product MSLSRIQGTPGLGGDSSGEDDQLDEENLPSEEDPHGEEDLPGEEDPPGEEDPPGEEDPSGMKTEPGKEDSLKLEDLPTVEAPRDTPGSQNNAHRHNKGDDHSHWRYGGDPPWPQVSPACAGRFQSPVDIRPRLAAFCPALPPLELVGFELPPLPELRLRNNGHTVQLTLPPGLEMALGPGREYRALQLHLHWGAAGRPGSEHTVDGHRFPAEIHVVHISTAFAKVEEALGRPGGLAVLAAFLQEGPEENSAYEQLLSHLEEITEEDSETWVPGLDVSALLPSDLSRYFRYEGSLTTPPCAQGVIWTVFNQTVRLSAKQLHTLSGSLWGPDDSRLQLNFRATQPLNGRIIEASFPAQVESSPRSFEPVHLNSCLGAGDILAVVFGLLFAVTSIAFIVQMRKQGRLRNGTKGNVSYHPAEVTETVA is encoded by the exons ATg AGCCTGTCCCGGATACAGGGGACACCCGGGTTGGGAGGAGATTCATCTGGAGAGGATGATCAATTGGATGAGGAAAACCTACCCAGTGAAGAGGATCCACATGGAGAGGAGGACCTGCCTGGAGAGGAGGACCCACCTGGAGAGGAAGACCCACCTGGAGAGGAGGATCCATCTGGAATGAAGACTGAACCAGGAAAAGAGGACTCTCTGAAGTTAGAGGATCTACCTACTGTTGAGGCGCCCAGGGACACCCCAGGCTCCCAGAATAATGCCCACAGGCACAACAAAG GGGATGACCACAGCCATTGGCGCTATGGAG GAGACCCGCCCTggccccaggtgtccccagcctgCGCGGGCCGCTTCCAGTCGCCCGTAGATATCCGGCCCCGGCTCGCCGCCTTTTGCCCGGCGCTGCCACCGCTGGAGCTCGTGGGCTTTGAGCTCCCGCCGCTCCCAGAACTGCGCCTGCGCAACAATGGCCACACCG TGCAGCTGACCCTGCCTCCGGGGCTGGAGATGGCCCTGGGCCCCGGGCGGGAGTACCGGGCCTTGCAGTTGCACCTGCACTGGGGGGCCGCGGGCCGCCCGGGCTCGGAGCACACGGTCGACGGCCACCGTTTCCCAGCCGAG ATCCACGTGGTTCACATCAGCACTGCATTTGCCAAAGTTGAGGAGGCCTTGGGACGCCCGGGGGGGCTGGCCGTGTTGGCCGCCTTTCTGCAG GAGGGTCCAGAAGAAAACAGTGCCTATGAGCAGTTGCTGTCACATTTGGAAGAAATCACTGAAGAAG ACTCAGAGACTTGGGTCCCAGGACTGGATGTATCCGCGCTGCTGCCCTCTGACCTCAGCCGCTACTTCCGCTATGAGGGGTCTCTAACCACACCCCCCTGCGCCCAGGGGGTCATCTGGACTGTGTTCAACCAGACAGTGAGGCTGAGTGCTaagcag CTCCACACCctctctggctccctgtggggacctgatGACTCTCGGCTACAGCTGAACTTCCGAGCCACACAGCCTTTGAATGGGCGAATAATCGAGGCCTCCTTCCCTGCTCAAGTGGAGAGCAGCCCCAGGTCTTTTGAGCCAG tcCACCTGAATTCCTGCCTTGGTGCTG gtgACATCCTGGCCGTGGTTTTTGGCCTCCTCTTTGCTGTCACCAGCATCGCCTTCATTGTGCAAATGAGAAAGCAGGGAAG ACTCCGGAATGGGACCAAAGGGAATGTTAGCTATCACCCAGCAGAGGTCACAGAGACTGTTGCCTAG
- the ARHGEF39 gene encoding rho guanine nucleotide exchange factor 39 isoform X2 — protein sequence METSGAGGRCPVQEQRARWERKRTCTARELLQSERRYQEQLGLVATYFVGILRAKGTLRAAERHALFGPWELIYGASQDLLPYLEGGHWGQGLESFCPHLELYTQFAANAEKSRTTLQEQLKKNKRFRRFVQLQEGRPEFGSLRLQDLLPLPLQRLQQYENLVVALAENTVPSSPDHQQLTRAARLISETAQRVHSIGQRQRNDQHLQRIQALLSGRQAKGLTSGRWFLRQGWLLVVPPRGEPRPRMFFLFSDVLLMAKPRPPLHLLQSGTFACRALYPMAQCQLHRVFGHSGGPCGGLLSLSFPHEKLLLMCTDQEELLRWHHSLTLAISQKN from the exons ATGGAGACGTCGGGCGCCGGCGGACGGTGCCCGGTGCAAGAGCAGCGTGCCCGCTGGGAGCGGAAGCGCACCTGCACTGCCCGGGAGCTGCTGCAGTCCGAGCGGCGCTACCAGGAACAGCTGGGGCTGGTGGCCACG TACTTCGTGGGGATTCTGAGAGCCAAGGGCACCCTGCGAGCGGCCGAGCGCCACGCCCTGTTTGGGCCCTGGGAGCTCATTTACGGCGCCAGCCA AGACCTGCTTCCCTACCTCGAAGGAGGGCACTGGGGACAGGGGCTGGAAAGCTTCTGCCCCCACCTTGAGCTCTACACCCAGTTCGCTGCCAACGCAGAGAAGTCCCGGACCACCCTGCAG GAGCAGCTAAAGAAGAACAAACGTTTCCGGAGGTTTGTGCAACTTCAGGAAGGCCGCCCTGAGTTTGGGAGCCTTCGTCTTCAGGAcctgctccctctacctctgcaGAGACTCCAGCA GTATGAGAATCTTGTCGTGGCTTTGGCTGAAAATACAGTTCCCAGCAGCCCTGACCACCAGCAGCTCACAC GGGCTGCCCGGCTGATAAGTGAGACTGCCCAGAGAGTCCACAGCATTGGTCAGAGACAGAGGAATGACCAGCACCTCCAGCGTATTCAGGCTTTGCTCAGTGGCCGCCAGGCAAAAGGGCTCACCTCAG GTCGCTGGTTCCTGCGCCAGGGCTGGCTGTTGGTAGTgcctccccgaggggagcctcgGCCCCGAatgttcttcctcttctctgacGTGCTCCTCATGGCCAAACCTCGACCCCCACTGCACCTGCTGCAGAGTGGCACCTTTGCCTGCCGTGCCCTCTATCCCATGGCCCAGTGTCAACTCCACAGGGTCTTTGGCCACTCAGGAGGCCCCTGTGGTGGACTGCTCAGT CTGTCCTTTCCCCACGAGAAGCTACTGCTTATGTGCACTGACCAGGAGGAGCTGTTGCGCTGGCACCACAGTTTGACTTTGGCCATCAG TCAGAAGAACTAG
- the ARHGEF39 gene encoding rho guanine nucleotide exchange factor 39 isoform X3, producing the protein METSGAGGRCPVQEQRARWERKRTCTARELLQSERRYQEQLGLVATYFVGILRAKGTLRAAERHALFGPWELIYGASQDLLPYLEGGHWGQGLESFCPHLELYTQFAANAEKSRTTLQEQLKKNKRFRRFVQLQEGRPEFGSLRLQDLLPLPLQRLQQYENLVVALAENTVPSSPDHQQLTRRWFLRQGWLLVVPPRGEPRPRMFFLFSDVLLMAKPRPPLHLLQSGTFACRALYPMAQCQLHRVFGHSGGPCGGLLSLSFPHEKLLLMCTDQEELLRWHHSLTLAISSQKN; encoded by the exons ATGGAGACGTCGGGCGCCGGCGGACGGTGCCCGGTGCAAGAGCAGCGTGCCCGCTGGGAGCGGAAGCGCACCTGCACTGCCCGGGAGCTGCTGCAGTCCGAGCGGCGCTACCAGGAACAGCTGGGGCTGGTGGCCACG TACTTCGTGGGGATTCTGAGAGCCAAGGGCACCCTGCGAGCGGCCGAGCGCCACGCCCTGTTTGGGCCCTGGGAGCTCATTTACGGCGCCAGCCA AGACCTGCTTCCCTACCTCGAAGGAGGGCACTGGGGACAGGGGCTGGAAAGCTTCTGCCCCCACCTTGAGCTCTACACCCAGTTCGCTGCCAACGCAGAGAAGTCCCGGACCACCCTGCAG GAGCAGCTAAAGAAGAACAAACGTTTCCGGAGGTTTGTGCAACTTCAGGAAGGCCGCCCTGAGTTTGGGAGCCTTCGTCTTCAGGAcctgctccctctacctctgcaGAGACTCCAGCA GTATGAGAATCTTGTCGTGGCTTTGGCTGAAAATACAGTTCCCAGCAGCCCTGACCACCAGCAGCTCACAC GTCGCTGGTTCCTGCGCCAGGGCTGGCTGTTGGTAGTgcctccccgaggggagcctcgGCCCCGAatgttcttcctcttctctgacGTGCTCCTCATGGCCAAACCTCGACCCCCACTGCACCTGCTGCAGAGTGGCACCTTTGCCTGCCGTGCCCTCTATCCCATGGCCCAGTGTCAACTCCACAGGGTCTTTGGCCACTCAGGAGGCCCCTGTGGTGGACTGCTCAGT CTGTCCTTTCCCCACGAGAAGCTACTGCTTATGTGCACTGACCAGGAGGAGCTGTTGCGCTGGCACCACAGTTTGACTTTGGCCATCAG TAGTCAGAAGAACTAG
- the ARHGEF39 gene encoding rho guanine nucleotide exchange factor 39 isoform X1 — protein sequence METSGAGGRCPVQEQRARWERKRTCTARELLQSERRYQEQLGLVATYFVGILRAKGTLRAAERHALFGPWELIYGASQDLLPYLEGGHWGQGLESFCPHLELYTQFAANAEKSRTTLQEQLKKNKRFRRFVQLQEGRPEFGSLRLQDLLPLPLQRLQQYENLVVALAENTVPSSPDHQQLTRAARLISETAQRVHSIGQRQRNDQHLQRIQALLSGRQAKGLTSGRWFLRQGWLLVVPPRGEPRPRMFFLFSDVLLMAKPRPPLHLLQSGTFACRALYPMAQCQLHRVFGHSGGPCGGLLSLSFPHEKLLLMCTDQEELLRWHHSLTLAISSQKN from the exons ATGGAGACGTCGGGCGCCGGCGGACGGTGCCCGGTGCAAGAGCAGCGTGCCCGCTGGGAGCGGAAGCGCACCTGCACTGCCCGGGAGCTGCTGCAGTCCGAGCGGCGCTACCAGGAACAGCTGGGGCTGGTGGCCACG TACTTCGTGGGGATTCTGAGAGCCAAGGGCACCCTGCGAGCGGCCGAGCGCCACGCCCTGTTTGGGCCCTGGGAGCTCATTTACGGCGCCAGCCA AGACCTGCTTCCCTACCTCGAAGGAGGGCACTGGGGACAGGGGCTGGAAAGCTTCTGCCCCCACCTTGAGCTCTACACCCAGTTCGCTGCCAACGCAGAGAAGTCCCGGACCACCCTGCAG GAGCAGCTAAAGAAGAACAAACGTTTCCGGAGGTTTGTGCAACTTCAGGAAGGCCGCCCTGAGTTTGGGAGCCTTCGTCTTCAGGAcctgctccctctacctctgcaGAGACTCCAGCA GTATGAGAATCTTGTCGTGGCTTTGGCTGAAAATACAGTTCCCAGCAGCCCTGACCACCAGCAGCTCACAC GGGCTGCCCGGCTGATAAGTGAGACTGCCCAGAGAGTCCACAGCATTGGTCAGAGACAGAGGAATGACCAGCACCTCCAGCGTATTCAGGCTTTGCTCAGTGGCCGCCAGGCAAAAGGGCTCACCTCAG GTCGCTGGTTCCTGCGCCAGGGCTGGCTGTTGGTAGTgcctccccgaggggagcctcgGCCCCGAatgttcttcctcttctctgacGTGCTCCTCATGGCCAAACCTCGACCCCCACTGCACCTGCTGCAGAGTGGCACCTTTGCCTGCCGTGCCCTCTATCCCATGGCCCAGTGTCAACTCCACAGGGTCTTTGGCCACTCAGGAGGCCCCTGTGGTGGACTGCTCAGT CTGTCCTTTCCCCACGAGAAGCTACTGCTTATGTGCACTGACCAGGAGGAGCTGTTGCGCTGGCACCACAGTTTGACTTTGGCCATCAG TAGTCAGAAGAACTAG